Below is a genomic region from Falco naumanni isolate bFalNau1 chromosome 2, bFalNau1.pat, whole genome shotgun sequence.
TGCAGCGATATCAAGGCATCGAGACTTTGAAATCCTGTTCCAGTCAAGTGACTTTGTGGCTATGCTGAGGGCCGAGAAGGCTGCTGATGTGCTTCATAGAGGATTAGGAGGGTTTGCTTTGCAGAGTTCAAAATGATTAAAGGGGAAGGATAGGTTTCTGTAGGCGACCTTTAGGTCCCAGTGACTGGCTTTCCCTCTGCACACACAGTCACCCcttcttgtaattttttttctctcttaaaaattTCAGAATACAACACTTAAAACCAGCTTATGTTACATATAAATGCCCAGAAACTAACTGATTTTACTCTATAGTTCTTCTAGCTGCTGATTTGTTTCCTTTAGTATGTTGTGTGAAGTACCATCTTGAACAAAGGGTTACAGAAAAGTGAAGAATTACAGAAAGGCACAGATCTTTGATACAAAGATTTGTCAGTCAAACTTAGCTTTGAAAATCTCATCTCTCTCTGAAGAGGTGCGTAGGGAAAAGTTACGTTTCTGGACAAGGATTTTCTTACATATGTTCATTTCAGGGTTGGCTGGCTGACAGGCTGACATCAAGATTTCAGAGAAGTCACTGTTAGGGCTGATACCTGTTAAATTCAATGAGAAGtgcagaccaaaaaaaaatcagacattcTGAAAAGAGCTACAGAATTAGTTGTAAATAACTGCCTACAActgtgttattttttctgtgatgtattATTCTGTTGCtgataaaatatgaaatattttttccaaagatgtACCCATCCACGCTAATATACTGACCAGTAAATATCAAGAGTTGCTGTAGTCACTGTATCTTTACATTATTCAGATTTTTGGTTAGTATGTTTTGAATTTGAGTCCAGATTATTTAAGTATATTCCATTTAATCTTCATGGATGAAATTTTCTTACTGCATCCTCCACTTAGTACCTTCCTGCTCAGCATGACatttaatgaaatttcagaGTAGCAGTAGCTCTTTAATATCTATTACTGAAACATCATTTAGAGAGACATCCAGAAACATGTTGTTTGGTCTTGCATTGATTTGTGATACATTTTGTAAAACTACGTTAATGAGATGACAACtatgtttatttaaattggTTTAAAGTGTTCAAGATTGTTCTGAATTGCAAGGTGTAAATTTGTTTAATCAATAGAAGgttttatttgatattttatctattttaaaaagcaggtgaTCTGTATTTGATCATCGTATTAACATGAAGTACCTATTCTTCAAATTGAATGCCACAAATACAttgttactgaaatatttttacatttaactattttttttcacataggGAGACAATTTTTAAGAATTCTGAGCATCTGttgacaaaagcaaagcagaagaaaaagcgaaaaagaaacaaaaaagtgaaaggtAATCACACAGAAAGTATGAAGAAAATGTTAGAGGGAGCAGCTCATCACCCAGTTCCAGATGACCAGGACATACCAGAAAGTGCAGAGGAtgattcagaagaaaacagcaaatcaTTGTGCACATTCAGAAAAGGTCCAGAGGATCCAGTAACAGTTTGTGAAGAGCAGCCTGACGGTGATGATGAAAGCCTAAAACAAGCTGCAGTGGGTTCAAGAGAAAGGTTTCCCATCACTGTGTCTGAGGTCTCAACAATGTTGAACAGTGCATTGAGAAATGAACTGCCTGTAGAAAGTGACAGTTCACTTCTAATAGATATAAACCCTTCTCCTACTGAAAGCCTAACCAAATATGCATTAGATGATGAGGAAACAAATCCAAGGCACAAAGAAAATCTTTGCAGAAGCAGTTTCCTAAAAATAAGCAGTGATAAAAATTCCATCCAGGAAACAGAAGGCATCTCTGAGGATTGTAACGCGCCACTGttaagcacagaaaacaaatttggaTCCTATCAGAGTACGTGGGAACCTGACATGGAAGCTAAACTGTTAAGTTTAAatggtgaagaaaaagaaatctctcaGCCTTGCAATTCAAACGTACATGATAACATGCCTGATAATAACACAGGGGACAAAGGTGcattaaaagcagaagagaatagCTCTAAcacctggggttttttttcagttaatttacTTACTGAAGAATTGCAGTTGGGCTTTGATAACcaagtttctctttcttcttggTCTGAGGATAAATTTGTAGGTGAACAAAGACCCCAAAAAATGAGGAAACCTAAACAGACTCATACGAACTGTTCAACACAGCTAAACTGCTCTCATTCAAATGAAGGATTGGTAAAGGAAAACCATCATGTAACGATAACTGAAGAGGCTGGCAATGTAATAAGCAACGGTCTGTTGGCAACTCCAGCTGGTGAAGTGCACTTTGATTCCCTTATGGAAACCAGGGCCACCTTCATGCAGCGTTCAAGTGAAGTAAATGTTCCAAGAAATGATGCTGCACCAATTAtatcaaagaggaaaaaatacagaagaattgTCAACTTGGCACCGAAGTTTAATCTACCAAGACAGATTGCTGGTAGtacagagggagggaaggaagttTCGATAAAAGATGATGTTCCccaaaaaagtgttttggaagTGGGGCAAAAAAGCTTTCTAAGCAAGAACCATGGAGAGGAATGTGAACAGGCCCATGCTCTGCAGGAATATTCTGCACCTTACAGTGGCACCGAGGCAACCTATTCCCTACTCACCCTGGATACAGATGCTCTGTTACATGATATTTCTTACATTCATTCAGAACAATCTTCTACACCAAAATATTCCTGCAGGGTTTCTGTAGTTTCCAGGATGAAGGAGGAGCAAGCTAGAACTCTTAAGCAACAACAGGTGGTTGATAAAAAAGAGGGCGAGAGTGAACAGTGTTCTTCAGAGGTTACAAATAGCCACCCAGATATTGTGTCTTCTGTTAAAGTTTTTTCTGAATATCCAGAAGTTTCTAGTATATTGGCAAGCTGCAGTGAAAGTGTGCGTGAAGCAGATGACCCTGAGCCAGCAGAGGCCTCGCAACTTGAAGATAATCAAGATGCAAATATGAGATGTAGTTTTCTGGGACTTCCCTTATCTTTAGGATTTGCTTTTCAACTTGTGCAGCTCTTTGGTTCTCCAGGTCTTCCACTGGGTAATACTCTTCTTACTACTCctacataaaagaaaaacaaaacaaccaaccacccaatccaaacccccaaaaacccacaacctcACGCACACccacaaacaagcaaaacccaaaacactcctcccaaacaaaaaaacccctatgaTTAAATACCCATTTGTATTGCAGGTACCAATTAATCAAATACTAATGCTATTGAAAGGAATCACTGCTGCTTTggtgattattttatttattacctaaacattttttcagtctgtcaAATGTGCCATTTGGTTTTGCCACGGTCATTTTGGTTACAAAACCTTAGCTAACTTTAAATCCAAAGCATAGAGCTCTTGTTGATGTTTTAATACATCCTACTGAGTAAGACTTTACTGCGTTGATtgcaaaactgaatgaaaacatGGTATAAAATGTATGCTTTTATACAAAGgttgcatgtttgtttttatattctACTTGGTTAATATAGTagcattcctttttctttatttagtaGTTTTCATACACTCTTATGTGGCTTAGGTACCATTGAAAATCTTTCCCAAAATCTTATTTAACTTGAAATTGATTATCAGACTTACAGGGATGCATTTTCTGATAGTGAATACCTTCTTTTTAATCATGCATGATTAGAAAGTGTTGCAGTGTTGTATACTTGCCTTCCAGAGAGCCAATTGTcatatttttgtgctttcagttTAATCCTTTCAAGTTAGCAGTTAGAAGTATGACAGTCGGTCCTGAAAGGAGTTGTGTGTGTGGCAACCCTGATTTCCAGATTTACTGCAGGCTGATGTAACCTAAcggagctgcagccagcagcagcaacaacagacATTTGTTTGGAAGTCACCCTAGGACATGGTGCTGTGTATGCACCTGCTGAAAGAGCCATGTTCCCTGTGCATAAAGTTCTGCAAATTCTTTGGTCCAAATTTAATCAGTGGCAAAACAGTGACTTTGATTTGGCCAACAAATAGGATTAAGAAACACAGGCTGGTTTTTCATCACGTAGACCTTTACACCTGTTTGTTTCAGTAGAATTTAAGGTTAAGCatgtattttcatatgaaaaggTTAAGATgacagctgaggagcagctTATGTCTGTTTAGCTGCCCAAACTGACCTCaggattcttttcttttattacaaaaGTTGATGGCAATGTCAGAACAGTGATGCAGACCACTGGCAGCATTACGTGGCTTGGTCCCCAAAGGACCCGCAGTGCGCTATCTAAATCTGGCACCACACAGCAAAGAACTTACCATAAAGAGCTGAAACAGGGCAGGGAAGTACTGCTGGTGTCCTCAACTATtacatataaaatgtttttctcctccaaatgTGGTGAGTCTTCATATCTGTGATCTTAAATTTAATCGTCTTAGAAGGAGTTGGTCATGACTTGAAAACTGGGATCTTCCAGGGTAAAAGAGAAAGCAGGCGTTCAGAAACAGTTAATGAACcaaatgccatttttctctGATTCAGTAACAGGTGAACTTCTTTGGTGTTTACATGagtttcctttggaaataaCCTTTAAGAAATATAAAGCCACCCGAATACCTCCCTAAAGCGCTGACAGCTTGTGattgctgtttgtttggtggggtttttttcccatcaaaaTTATGCCTGCTGGCCACATTCTCATTTGACTATAATTTTCCTACAATTTCAAAAATTCTTATGCTTTTTTGTGGCCTGTTATGTACTGATAGACTACTATTTATTCATGTACATATTTGAGCTGTAGTATTTTACAACACTggcaaatgcagaaattattttggaggGGAATTTTTTGGTAAATAAACATCTTTGGTTATTTATAAATGAAAGGTTTAGTTGACTGACTAGCCTGTATGATTCTCATGTCAGTGTAGAATGTATTTTAGACTGGTTTCCTACAAAGAATCGCTTCAGCTTCTTAAAGGGTGTTAAGagttaaaacattttaggaaGTAATTTCTTTAGTGATATTGCACAAATTCCtataattaaacattttaaaatgtaaagattttttacttaagttgcattttctttaatttgtggGCTGaaagctttctggttttctcattCGTGCCTAGTTTCGGGGGAGTATGTGGCGGAAATGAAAGTATTGTAGAAAAGCCTTTgcctaaaaaaagaaacaaaacccaaatctccttccccatcctcccctccTGTGCGCTGTCCCTAGATTCTAGAAATCTAAATTCTGACTTTGCTGCTGGCTCACTTAAgtagctgcttttaaaaaagtacatatatatatatatatataatgtgtgCAAAAATTGTAATTCAGTGATATGTTTTGGCTATGGAGAGATCTTGAACACTcaactgcaaaaaatattttcttctgcagaatcCTTGTTGCCAGATGATTATATAGTTCCTCTTGACTGGAAAGTTTCAAAGATGATCTATTTACTGTGGAAGACCTCTGTGGAGGTATGAATTTTAGGGGATTTTGGAAGGCTTTCCAATATTCCAGGTATAAAGAGGAATTCTTCAGTTCATaagcaaaattatgttttttgctggtaaatttgctttgttttttcatgcCCACAACGAGGAGACAGATGTTTTATGCACTCTTCTGAATATTTCCAGTATCGGCTCGAGGCCATGGTAGGGTTCAGGTTTTGAAAgttcagcttcagaaatgtgTATGAAGTAGTTGAAggagaataaaacccaaaccctttCCTTGATACTTGTGTCCTGACCTGGCCTATGTGCATTAAGTACAACCTACCGTCATCCAGTTGTTTTCCTTAAAGTTTTCTCCCATTGAATCTCATCCTCCACTATACCTGTAGTGTATATATAGTGTATAGTTCATAGCTACTTCTACAAAGAGTTGCAGCAGAGAAGTCATTCTCAGTGACTGACAGCAAATGAATTCTCCTTGTCTAGTTAGAAAGTGTTAACTTACAAattacttccccccccccccccccccactgtTGCTGTTACTTTGTgaaggtttgtttttatttaaggaGCActtcaataataataaacacAAGTAGTGTCTGGTAGTGGAAACGAGGAAAATCCTATAAATacaaggaaataataattataaaatagaGCATAGACCTTGTTCTTtcccaaaataataaaatctctTCTCACCTGTTCTTTTATCTGaactattattatttgttttaggaaaaacagaaagcaaatctATCACAGGATGGAAATGCCTTGGGTAGGTGTGTTCTGTGAATCAAAACCTGTATCTAATACTTCTTGTTCAGAAGAGAAGATAGTTAATGCTGAAGTGTGTCAAAGGTTTTCAGCACAAATGAGTGGTAACACTCTCCTTTGTGCGAAAGCACTAGGATGCGATAAATTAATTTATGCCTCCGTTGATTTTGTACATAGTGTGGCAGAACTATGGTTGCTGTGAGTCATCACATTTCCTGATGCAAGTGCTGAAATTCCTTGCCTTTTAAAGTTTCCTATATGGGATTAATCCAATACTTAGCTGAAGTTTACCCATTCCAGATCAGAAGGTTGTTTAACATAAAGTCTTTAGACTTTATTTCTCTGGAAGGTTGAGCATCTTCAACTTAATTAAACTTAATGATCACTAAAAATTGCCAGCATAACAATAGGTCACACAGTTGAGCAGCAAGAGATGTCAGGGCCCATGGGAAGCTCTGGACTTCTGCGTGCATTAATTCCTGCAGTGTGGAGGTTATGGGATGAGGTTGCTGGTTGtctttttccattatttctacGTTAGTGTAGTATAATTTCACAAGTTCCATAAGATGAGATTAAAAATGGACAATAGTAGCTCCCTGGAAGCTGATAGAATTTGCTGTAAAATAGGAGAGGAgtttctctattttaaaaacacagaaaaggacaCTCTTGGAGAGCTGAGAGGAAGCACAAGAGCAAGACTACACACACGTGCGTGTGCTTGCATGcgtgctctctctctctctctcccccctccgTCCCTCCCTGTCGGAGACAAACCTGAaagatttagttttattttggagGCCATTTAGGAGGCAAAATCAAGAGTATTCTCATGAAATGAAAGCTTGTTTTAGAAATACTCTATCCTCACGTACTTTAAGTGACAGACTACGTAAGGTAATTTCAGGTGTCTTTGGCTACAGTTTGTAATTTGTTGTTTTAGATTATATTATTAGTCTTGAAGatctaaataaaaatcaccAAGAGAATCAAGACTCTTCGGAAACACTTCCAGAAGTGGAGCTGTTTCAAGGGGTGACAGAGGAGAACATCCTGACCCATGCTAGCACTGACAGTCTGGATGATGTGTTTCATCGGTTGTGACTGACCATCTTAAATTCTGCATGAAGGAAAAGGTAATCAATCAcacttgtgtgtttttttcttgtattgtATTTCACCAAACATCTAAAGAACATTGTTTGTTATAATTTTTAAGGTGCATTTAGTATCACCCaatgtatttgttctttttcttcaagttaGGATTGTGggtggttttgattttggttgttttgggttttttttaagcctgactgcagaaaagagaaggcagtattttgttattaaagacatatgaatattatttttttcttcaaaatctaAAACCTGCCTGGTAAAGTGAAAGCAATGGTCTAGGATGCCTCATAGTTGGACTTTGTTCCCAGTTTGATTACTGTGGCGATCTGTTGTGAGTCATATCATCTCAGTActattttcctcatcttttcaGCATGAAGAGCAATGCTGACTCCATTAAAGGTCTAATTATGAGGAGCACAGTATGAGcaataatacagtatttcacCAAGTTATGAAAAAGTGgcagttctgcttttcagtagAGAATCAGCAGCAGGAGGTTACAATAGGACTCCATATACTGAAGTGttaatttttcataaattttcttttggtaTGACAAAGTATGCTAGTGAGTATTAGAAACCATGGTATCGTGTTCGTGCTTGTCTAGTGAATTTTTAAACCCTTTGGTAACTTTGCAAAGTTTCTATAGTTCGTTTATGAGAGATATTCTAGGCAGATTGTGAtaagaaggaaagaattttgGATCCAGCTGTAAAATGCTAGTTTAACTTCTGTATCATTTTCCATTAGTAGTTCTTTCCAAAGTGGAACATGGATTAATCTGtagttttaaaacaagtaaacTGAGGTATatggaaaaagaataatttgcaCCATGAGCAGATtgagctagaaaaaaatatccagatcCTAAGGCTTAAATTATTCCCATCCAGATGGCACAAGTTTACTGGTATATAGTCTGTGTGGGGTCTGTGTCACCCAGTGTCCTGTGCCTGACCTGAGTGTAAGTCAATGGCTGGAGGAGGAGTCAAAGGGCTGGGCAAGTGCTGTGTTGGGAGAGTTACAAAAATAGATGACTTTTTAGAAGGTTTCTTAATTTTCACAGTGGAAGCTCATGACAGAACTAAAGTAATTGGATCGTTTGGGCTGGAATTGAAACATCTTGAATGGAGGTTGATTTGATtatgtgcatttttatattattgATGACAAAAATGAATTGCAGGTCATTTGCTGATTAACCTGTAGGAAGGTGAAGGGAATCTCTTTGAACCATGTAGTACAGACAGCACTGATCTTGCACAGATCTGTCAGCACAGATTATTAATAACATCAAGAAGATCTGGTAGCAGTACGGTCCTTTTACATAAtcaaatactaaaatatttgataagtaattaaaaaaaaattcaccaaaTACTTAGTCCTATGTTGGCCAAAATTTTTTGTAAGTTATTTAGTTTTAGTATTGTAAATCTGAACAATCCACAGGCAAGAGTTTTGCTTATGATACTGACTAGCTGTCTCAGAGTGG
It encodes:
- the LOC121083199 gene encoding uncharacterized protein LOC121083199, with product MKKMLEGAAHHPVPDDQDIPESAEDDSEENSKSLCTFRKGPEDPVTVCEEQPDGDDESLKQAAVGSRERFPITVSEVSTMLNSALRNELPVESDSSLLIDINPSPTESLTKYALDDEETNPRHKENLCRSSFLKISSDKNSIQETEGISEDCNAPLLSTENKFGSYQSTWEPDMEAKLLSLNGEEKEISQPCNSNVHDNMPDNNTGDKGALKAEENSSNTWGFFSVNLLTEELQLGFDNQVSLSSWSEDKFVGEQRPQKMRKPKQTHTNCSTQLNCSHSNEGLVKENHHVTITEEAGNVISNGLLATPAGEVHFDSLMETRATFMQRSSEVNVPRNDAAPIISKRKKYRRIVNLAPKFNLPRQIAGSTEGGKEVSIKDDVPQKSVLEVGQKSFLSKNHGEECEQAHALQEYSAPYSGTEATYSLLTLDTDALLHDISYIHSEQSSTPKYSCRVSVVSRMKEEQARTLKQQQVVDKKEGESEQCSSEVTNSHPDIVSSVKVFSEYPEVSSILASCSESVREADDPEPAEASQLEDNQDANMRCSFLGLPLSLGFAFQLVQLFGSPGLPLESLLPDDYIVPLDWKVSKMIYLLWKTSVEEKQKANLSQDGNALDYIISLEDLNKNHQENQDSSETLPEVELFQGVTEENILTHASTDSLDDVFHRL